A window of Enoplosus armatus isolate fEnoArm2 chromosome 3, fEnoArm2.hap1, whole genome shotgun sequence contains these coding sequences:
- the lamb3 gene encoding laminin subunit beta-3 has product MRALLLLAAIAAVSQAQTDCSQGACYPPTRDLLLGRADRLHASSTCGLTGSEVYCTPYQQRRMKCCPCDSRNPNGPLAHTLQEVLSTSGPDRWWQSKKEVNPVTLQLDLHDLFQLDNLVLSFKGPRPDRFIIERTLDGGRTWQPALYLATDCQRAFPGVPTTTPLTLEDTYCYTLPPTGANPYQDHTIQFSPLRQYAYVPAPNSQKIEGVSGLTGLRVKLAELGEVPRLPGRALSRFYALKEMKVMGSCMCHGHANRCLPEVYSSPQSNSVQVNPQCDCQHNTAGVNCERCADLYNDLPWRPAEERNTHTCKRCECNNHAQRCRFDQAAYEASGRRSGGVCEGCMHHTTGPKCDQCAPGYQPNPRSRMDRPDACIRCVCSAEGTVDGGRCDDSTGSCQCKVNVEGPRCDRCKRGYYGLSASNPLGCSRCSCSPDGSRSDACDPVTGQCPCRAHFHGLTCEVCSKGYWSPPLSGRCEPCGCDPTGSYGDSCDQATGQCQCRPSIGGRTCTECPDNAYGDPLVGCQPCQCDAEGSLPEVCDKQTGACLCRPGTTGARCDSCSRGHCDSFPACETCPSCFFTLDAQRRNLSLAVEKLSPRVPSRPGSSGDLGNFGPRIRALEASLNLIRDSITLPPSTAKQVDDALSQLDKLRDNVDKVNDDLPPLAKTPGLNSELDKLQALLDRLTVEYKAKKDAVANSGNAEAFSAIKKAYDESTDAAEKVDDSRNTVKESAKVREEAKDLKNKVQPANTRDLDKLNQNMASRPDLTPTAKQVCGSVRSEPCTPLKCEGGDLCPPEGTPPCKKGAKCVGALPLSKRADADAKDVKDQLDKLTGKITEASEKLQETQETTNQVRQSAEELSNKMKQTRDELEEDLKETRDVVKDLKDFLSDPSSNLTHIQEVSDWILNAKLPLTLAGLKRKLEELKNLAANLPDSTAVLNEAKPQLDTARRLLKEAQDARDTALGVKADVDGLLAGFDSTEGALSDLDGKLQNSMDLIDNLNNSLTKAKDQLSPAEEALDDISAIVKPMKPQLDKLKELLKDGGQQAQDAQEDADKAEDEAAKADEDLLSLVKQLDRLKDLAPPSGSGEEAGPVGDRLAKLQQDAGVLANTTDNMMKALEGKADSLKQLQDEVLQKSTKLDGLDAKLKNLLAELRKKAHDLSSCQG; this is encoded by the exons ATGAGAGCACTTTTACTTCTTGCTG CCATAGCTGCGGTATCACAGGCCCAGACTGACTGCTCTCAGGGGGCTTGTTACCCACCCACCAGGGACCTGCTGCTGGGCAGGGCTGACCGGCTCCATGCCTCCTCCACCTGCGGCCTCACGGGCTCCGAGGTCTACTGCACCCCATACCAACAG aggaggatgaagtgttGTCCATGCGACTCCAGGAACCCAAACGGTCCGCTGGCCCACACTCTCCAGGAAGTCTTGTCCACTTCTGGACCAGATAGATGGTGGCAGTCCAAGAAAG AGGTGAATCCAGTCACTCTCCAGCTGGACCTCCACGACCTGTTCCAGCTCGACAACCTGGTGCTCAGCTTCAAG GGCCCCCGTCCCGACCGCTTCATCATAGAGAGGACGCTGGACGGCGGCAGGACGTGGCAGCCCGCTCTCTACTTGGCCACAGACTGTCAAAGGGCTTTCCCTGGCGTCCCCACAACGACGCCTCTGACCCTGGAAGACACATACTGCTACACACTGCCCCCTACTGGAGCAAACCCGTACCAAGACCACACA ATCCAGTTCAGTCCGTTGCGTCAGTATGCTTATGTCCCAGCTCCCAACAGCCAAAAAATTGAAG GCGTGTCTGGGTTAACGGGGCTGAGGGTGAAGCTGGCGGAGCTTGGCGAGGTGCCGCGTCTGCCGGGAAGAGCTCTCAGTAGGTTTTACGCCCTGAAGGAGATGAAGGTGATGGGCAGCTGCATGTGCCACGGACACGCCAACCGGTGCCTGCCAGAGGTCTACAGCAGCCCCCAGTCCAACAGCGTACAG GTGAACCCTCAGTGTGACTGCCAGCACAACACCGCAGGTGTGAACTGTGAGCGCTGTGCCGACCTGTACAATGACCTGCCCTGGAGGCCTGCGGAGGAGCGCAACACTCACACCTGCAAAC GCTGCGAGTGCAACAACCACGCCCAGCGCTGTCGCTTTGACCAGGCGGCGTACGAGGCCAGTGGGCGGAGGAGCGGAGGCGTGTGCGAGGGCTGCATGCACCACACCACGGGGCCGAAGTGTGACCAGTGTGCCCCAGGCTACCAGCCAAACCCCCGCAGCCGAATGGACCGTCCCGACGCCTGCATAC GCTGCGTCTGCAGCGCCGAGGGGACAGTGGATGGGGGCCGGTGTGACGACAGCACGGGCTCGTGTCAGTGTAAAGTGAACGTCGAAGGTCCCCGCTGTGACCGCTGCAAGAGAGGCTACTACGGCCTGAGCGCCTCCAACCCTCTGGGCTGCTCCA GATGTTCCTGTTCCCCAGACGGGTCACGGTCAGACGCCTGCGACCCAGTGACCGGCCAGTGTCCCTGTCGCGCCCACTTCCACGGCCTGACCTGTGAAGTGTGCTCAAAAGGCTACTGGAGCCCACCCCTGTCGGGACGCTGCGAACCCTGCGGCTGCGACCCCACCGGGTCATACGGTGATTCTTGTGACCAG GCGACAGGTCAGTGTCAGTGCAGACCCAGCATCGGAGGTCGAACGTGCACCGAGTGCCCTGACAACGCGTACGGAGACCCTCTCGTCGGCTGCCAGC CGTGCCAGTGTGATGCTGAAGGAAGCCTTCCCGAAGTTTGCGACAAGCAGACGGGAGCCTGTTTGTGTCGGCCGGGCACCACCGGCGCTCGCTGTGACTCCTGCAGTCGGGGACACTGTGACTCCTTCCCTGCCTGCGAGACGTGTCCCTCCTGCTTCTTCACCCTGGACGCCCAGAGACGGAACCTCAGCTTGGCTGTGGAGAAACTCTCCCCCAGGGTTCCTTCTCGTCCCGGAAGTTCTGGCGACCTTGGAAACTTCGGGCCTCGCATCCGCGCCCTGGAGGCCAGCCTGAACCTGATCCGGGACTCCATCACCCTTCCACCCAGTACTGCCAAACAGGTCGATGATGCCCTGTCCCAACTTGACAAGCTCAG GGACAATGTGGACAAGGTTAACGATGACCTTCCGCCCCTGGCGAAAACCCCCGGTCTAAACTCAGAGCTGGACAAACTACAGGCTCTGCTGGACCGCCTCACTGTGGAGTACAAAGCCAAGAAAGATGCAGTGGCGAACTCCGGCAATGCAg AGGCATTTTCTGCCATCAAGAAAGCCTATGATGAGTCTACGGATGCGGCTGAGAAAGTGGatgacagcagaaacacagtgaaGGAGTCAGCTAAGGTTAGAGAAGAGGCCAAGGACCTTAAAAACAAAGTCCAGCCAGCCAACACCAGAGATCTGGACAAGCTGAACCAGAACATGGCCTCCCGACCTGACCTCACCCCTACTGCCAAACAG GTTTGCGGCAGTGTTCGCTCAGAGCCCTGCACCCCTCTCAAGTGCGAGGGTGGAGATTTGTGTCCACCGGAGGGAACCCCACCTTGCAAAAAGGGGGCGAAGTGCGTGGGGGCACTGCCTCTGAGCAAGAGGGCTGACGCCGATGCTAAGGACGTGAAAGACCAACTGGACAAGCTCACTGGGAAGATCACAGAAGCCTCAGAGAAG CTCCAGGAAACACAGGAGACAACCAATCAGGTGAGACAGTCTGCAGAGGAGCTGTCCAATAAGATGAAGCAGACCAGAGACGAGCTAGAGGAAGACTTAAAAGAGACGCGTGACGTTGTGAAAGACCTCAAAGATTTCCTGTCAG ACCCGTCCTCCAACCTGACACACATCCAGGAGGTGAGCGACTGGATCCTGAACGCCAAGCTGCCTCTAACCCTGGCTGGTctgaagaggaagctggaggagctgaagaaccTGGCGGCCAATCTGCCGGACAGCACGGCCGTGTTGAATGAGGCCAAGCCGCAGCTGGACACGGCCAGGAGGCTGCTGAAGGAGGCCCAGGACGCCAG GGACACGGCACTGGGAGTCAAGGCCGACGTGGACGGGTTGCTGGCAGGCTTCGACTCGACGGAGGGCGCCCTCTCTGACCTGGATGGCAAGCTGCAGAACAGCATGGACCTCATAGACAACCTCAACAACAGCCTGACCAAG GCCAAAGACCAGCTCAGCCCGGCGGAGGAGGCTCTTGATGACATATCGGCGATCGTAAAGCCAATGAAGCCTCAACTGGACAAGCTCAAGGAGCTGCTGAAGGATGGAGGCCAGCAGGCCCAGGATGCACAGGAAGATGCAGACAAAGCTGAGGATGAAGCAGCTAAAGCAGATGAG gacCTCTTGTCTTTGGTGAAGCAGCTGGATCGCCTCAAAGACCTGGCTCCACCCAGCGGGTCAGGGGAGGAGGCGGGGCCGGTGGGGGATCGACTGGCGAAGCTGCAGCAGGATGCTGGAGTTCTGGCCAACACCACGGACAACATGATGAAGGCTCTGGAAG GTAAGGCAGATTCCCTcaagcagctgcaggatgaGGTCCTTCAGAAGTCGACAAAGCTCGACGGACTTGACGCTAAGCTTAAAAACCTTTTGGCTGAACTTCGAAAGAAAGCCCACGACCTCAGCTCCTGCCAGGGCTGA
- the LOC139283348 gene encoding G0/G1 switch protein 2-like, whose product MESMQELIPFAKEMLSQKPSRALLRVYLLGSVLTVLGTVIGLVETVCSPFCSAEPVDSEMALMLAREQRAAEAGMQSSVGGQEKEQEPVRETQNVTLHKTQRLSQRSMANRLHAS is encoded by the coding sequence ATGGAAAGCATGCAGGAGCTGATCCCCTTCGCCAAAGAGATGCTGAGTCAGAAACCGAGCCGGGCTTTGCTGAGGGTCTACCTGCTGGGTTCGGTGTTGACGGTGCTGGGGACGGTCATCGGCCTGGTCGAGACCGTGTGCAGCCCTTTCTGCTCCGCTGAGCCCGTGGACTCGGAGATGGCCCTCATGTTGGCCCGCGAGCAGAGAGCCGCTGAGGCCGGGATGCAGAGCAGCGTGGGGGGccaggagaaggagcaggagccGGTCCGTGAAACCCAGAACGTGACCCTCCACAAGACTCAGAGACTCAGCCAACGGAGCATGGCCAACCGGCTGCACGCCTCCTAA